A window of the Thalassospira indica genome harbors these coding sequences:
- a CDS encoding APC family permease, with the protein MDHQSEYKKNSISLVGAISMGTGVMIGAGIFALTGQIAELAGKWFPLSFLFGALVTAFSAYTYIKMSNAFPSAGGIGMILQKAYGSGAIAGGAALLMAFSMVINESLVARTFGTYVLRAFDLTELEVLIPVLGVCLIIFAYAVNRAGNKSVGVFSMVMATLKIGGIALFAIAALWAGGYSFEPSSTDGASFPLAGFVASIALSILAFKGFTTITNSGAEIVNPHKNVGRAITFSILICVVVYILVALAVGSSLGLDELIKAKDYALAEAAAPALGPTGFYLTVLLAVVATASGLLASVFAVSRMLAMLTDMEMIPHSHFGMSGSIKDHTLVYTVVVAALLTIFFDLSRIASLGVFFYLVMDVLIHWGCFKYLRQEIGARGFVMITAIVFDIIVLLVFAGMKLQSDPSIVLIATLMIVAVFIFERWFLSNRINQSAKAHSHDHSGH; encoded by the coding sequence GCCGAACTTGCAGGAAAGTGGTTCCCGTTGTCGTTCCTATTTGGCGCACTTGTCACTGCTTTTAGCGCATATACATATATAAAGATGTCAAATGCTTTCCCGTCCGCGGGTGGGATCGGAATGATCCTTCAAAAAGCATACGGGTCAGGAGCCATAGCAGGTGGCGCAGCATTACTGATGGCCTTTTCGATGGTTATCAACGAGAGTTTGGTGGCAAGAACATTCGGAACCTATGTCTTGCGCGCATTTGACTTGACAGAGCTTGAAGTTCTTATACCGGTCTTGGGTGTCTGCCTGATCATTTTTGCATACGCTGTCAACAGAGCTGGGAACAAATCGGTTGGTGTGTTTTCAATGGTCATGGCCACACTGAAGATCGGTGGAATTGCTTTGTTTGCAATTGCAGCTCTGTGGGCTGGTGGATATTCGTTCGAGCCGTCATCAACTGACGGCGCGAGTTTTCCTCTAGCCGGTTTTGTAGCATCAATTGCTCTTTCAATTCTAGCCTTCAAAGGATTCACTACGATCACGAATAGCGGCGCTGAAATCGTGAACCCTCACAAGAATGTTGGCCGTGCGATCACGTTCTCAATCCTGATTTGCGTTGTCGTATATATTCTCGTGGCGCTCGCTGTTGGCTCAAGTCTTGGCTTGGATGAACTGATAAAAGCCAAAGACTATGCCCTTGCCGAAGCCGCAGCGCCTGCATTGGGCCCTACCGGATTTTATCTGACTGTGCTGCTCGCAGTCGTTGCGACGGCCTCCGGTTTACTTGCAAGCGTGTTTGCTGTCTCAAGAATGCTCGCGATGCTGACTGATATGGAGATGATCCCACACAGTCATTTTGGAATGTCCGGTTCAATCAAAGACCACACGCTTGTTTACACGGTTGTCGTGGCAGCGCTGTTGACAATCTTTTTTGATTTAAGCCGGATCGCTTCACTTGGAGTGTTTTTCTATCTCGTCATGGATGTGCTCATCCACTGGGGATGTTTTAAGTATCTACGGCAGGAAATAGGTGCACGCGGCTTTGTTATGATTACAGCGATTGTCTTTGACATCATCGTATTGCTCGTTTTCGCCGGCATGAAATTGCAAAGCGACCCATCCATTGTTCTCATTGCAACCTTGATGATTGTTGCTGTGTTCATTTTTGAACGTTGGTTCCTGTCAAACCGGATAAACCAATCGGCCAAGGCGCACAGTCACGATCACTCAGGACATTGA
- the cadR gene encoding Cd(II)/Pb(II)-responsive transcriptional regulator, with protein sequence MRIGQLAQLVGVETQTIRFYEQQGLLPPPDRQDNGYRVYTEKHGEGLAFIRRCRILGLSLAEIHELQSYQDDPHQPCTAVNALLDDHISHVRSQITALQALEKQLVSLRASCNDDREVEACGVLAGISEGNMHQQ encoded by the coding sequence ATGCGCATTGGTCAGTTGGCGCAGTTGGTAGGGGTCGAAACACAGACGATCCGCTTCTATGAACAGCAGGGCTTGTTGCCGCCGCCTGATCGGCAGGACAACGGTTACCGTGTCTATACCGAGAAGCATGGTGAGGGGCTGGCCTTCATCCGTCGCTGCAGAATCCTGGGCCTGTCACTGGCTGAGATTCACGAACTACAGAGCTATCAGGACGACCCTCATCAGCCTTGTACCGCCGTCAACGCCTTGCTCGATGATCACATCTCTCATGTGCGGTCGCAGATAACCGCTCTGCAAGCGCTTGAGAAACAACTCGTTTCACTGAGAGCGAGTTGCAACGATGACCGGGAAGTTGAGGCGTGTGGGGTTCTTGCTGGAATTAGCGAAGGAAACATGCACCAGCAGTAG
- a CDS encoding PQQ-binding-like beta-propeller repeat protein, whose amino-acid sequence MINLVTSGLLALIGLALAVGGVWLITVGGSFYYALAGLAFLFASYLAFSRKPVLLPFYGAFTLASLVWAVWEVGFDWWQLAPRGGLIIVVGLWLMTPVFRKTLVRTSQDEDGARENTTPARSFVLEGSVVIAVIVTVYSMMNNPNAIEGTLPTSTVVENPQYGGSVPNGDWHHYGRTTYGQRYSPLDQINTDNVASLEQAWVYQTGDLKRESDVPETTYQVTPLKIGETLYLCTPHSWAIAIDAKTGQEKWKFDPGIPQNPDRQHQTCRGVTYYKDAATNETGPCTERVFLPTSDARLIALDAATGEVCPSFGDEGTVHLEANMPYNPAGYYYSTSPPVAADGKIIIGGAVNDNYSTKSQSGVIRAYDINTGELIWNWDSGNPEQTEPIPDDQTYTANSPNSWSVSSADEALGMIYVPLGNKVPDQLGMNRDENVETYSSSIVALSLETGQVQWVRQTVHHDLWDMDVPAQPALFILHLI is encoded by the coding sequence ATGATTAATCTAGTGACATCAGGCCTTCTGGCTTTGATCGGTCTTGCACTTGCTGTTGGTGGTGTATGGCTGATTACAGTCGGCGGGAGCTTCTATTACGCGCTTGCCGGGTTGGCCTTCCTGTTTGCAAGTTATCTGGCCTTTTCACGCAAGCCTGTTCTGTTGCCGTTTTATGGCGCCTTTACACTCGCAAGTCTGGTCTGGGCTGTGTGGGAGGTCGGGTTTGACTGGTGGCAACTGGCACCGCGCGGCGGCCTGATCATTGTTGTCGGGCTTTGGCTGATGACGCCTGTTTTCCGCAAAACGCTGGTCCGGACGTCGCAGGATGAGGATGGTGCACGCGAGAATACGACACCGGCTCGGTCCTTTGTGCTTGAAGGCAGCGTCGTTATCGCCGTGATCGTTACGGTCTATTCGATGATGAACAATCCCAACGCAATTGAAGGCACCTTGCCAACCAGTACGGTTGTCGAAAACCCGCAATATGGGGGCTCCGTGCCGAATGGCGATTGGCATCATTATGGTCGAACGACCTATGGGCAGCGCTATTCACCGCTTGATCAGATCAATACCGATAATGTTGCATCGCTTGAACAGGCCTGGGTCTATCAGACCGGTGATCTGAAACGCGAAAGTGACGTGCCTGAAACCACTTATCAGGTCACACCGCTTAAGATCGGCGAGACGCTGTATCTTTGTACGCCACACAGCTGGGCGATTGCGATTGATGCCAAAACCGGACAGGAAAAGTGGAAATTTGATCCGGGCATTCCGCAAAATCCGGACCGTCAGCATCAGACATGCCGGGGTGTGACCTATTACAAGGACGCGGCCACCAACGAAACCGGCCCGTGCACCGAACGTGTGTTCCTGCCGACATCCGACGCACGCCTGATCGCCCTTGATGCGGCAACGGGTGAAGTTTGCCCGTCATTCGGGGACGAGGGCACGGTGCATTTGGAAGCCAACATGCCCTACAATCCGGCGGGCTATTATTATTCAACGTCGCCGCCGGTGGCCGCAGATGGCAAGATCATCATCGGCGGGGCGGTGAATGACAACTATTCCACCAAATCGCAGTCGGGCGTCATTCGCGCCTATGACATTAATACTGGCGAGCTGATCTGGAACTGGGATTCCGGTAATCCGGAACAAACTGAACCGATCCCCGATGATCAGACCTATACCGCCAACTCGCCCAACAGCTGGTCGGTTTCCAGTGCGGACGAGGCGCTTGGCATGATCTATGTGCCGTTGGGCAACAAGGTCCCTGATCAGTTGGGCATGAACCGCGATGAAAATGTGGAAACTTATTCCTCGTCGATCGTGGCACTCAGCCTTGAGACCGGGCAGGTCCAGTGGGTGCGTCAGACGGTGCATCATGACCTTTGGGATATGGATGTGCCGGCACAGCCAGCATTGTTTATATTACATTTAATATAG
- a CDS encoding heavy metal translocating P-type ATPase: MSEHHHKKHQHNHRTSDQAEHATDPVCSMSVTLDSDTPRSPYGDETYYFCSQKCKSKFDSSPESVLSAKEETSAANSASSSASRRYTCPMHPEIIRSEPGSCPICGMALEPMDIPTENEEPNPEIQDFKKRFWLGAALTVPLIVLTMGPFVGLGFIREMIGERVTLWVELVLGTPVVLWSGFPFMVRGWHSVVNRSLNMFTLIGMGVSAAYIFSVVAVISPGIFPDGFRDAQGHVGVYFEAAAVIVVLVLLGQLMELGARERTGSAIKALLGLAAKTARIIEDDGSEREVPLEDVTVGMRLRVRPGDKIPVDGVVVEGRSSVDESMISGEPVPIEKNPDDDVTGATINGNGSLIILAKRVGKDTVLSQIVDMVSHAQRSKAPIQKVADTVAGKFVPAVILVALIAFVAWAIWGPDPSLSYGLVAAVAVLIIACPCALGLATPMSIMTATGRGAQIGVLIKNAEALERFAKIDVLIVDKTGTLTEGKPKLAGVIAQPDFQEEEVLSVAAALEKGSEHPLADAIVSAAQERGLSLDKAEEFEAVTGQGVTGKVGGKSVALGNSKLLQTLNIDHSAVDKIANDRRDMGETVMHVVIDGKIAGLISVADPIKQTTSDALAALKKQGFKIVMATGDNQRTAKAVGSKLSITDIRADVSPEDKANLIKELKDKGHQVAMAGDGVNDAPALAQADVGIAMGTGADVAIESAGFTLVKGDLSGIVRARELSEATMRNIRQNLFFAMVYNAAGVPVAAGLLYPFFGILISPMFAAAAMSLSSVSVIANALRLRRASY; the protein is encoded by the coding sequence ATGTCTGAGCATCATCATAAAAAGCACCAGCATAATCACAGAACGTCGGATCAAGCAGAACATGCAACCGATCCTGTTTGCAGCATGTCGGTCACGCTGGATTCCGATACACCACGCTCACCGTACGGCGATGAGACATATTACTTCTGTTCCCAGAAATGTAAGAGCAAGTTCGATAGCTCTCCTGAAAGCGTATTATCCGCAAAGGAAGAGACATCTGCTGCAAACAGCGCTTCGTCATCCGCTTCTCGCCGCTACACCTGCCCGATGCATCCGGAGATCATACGATCCGAACCTGGTTCCTGTCCGATCTGCGGAATGGCACTGGAACCGATGGATATACCAACAGAAAATGAGGAACCAAACCCCGAGATTCAAGACTTCAAAAAGAGATTCTGGTTAGGCGCAGCTCTTACGGTGCCGCTGATTGTCCTAACGATGGGGCCGTTTGTTGGTTTGGGTTTCATCCGGGAAATGATTGGAGAACGCGTTACTCTTTGGGTGGAGTTGGTTCTCGGAACGCCTGTTGTCCTGTGGTCCGGCTTCCCATTCATGGTTCGTGGATGGCATTCTGTGGTGAACCGTTCTCTCAACATGTTCACCTTGATCGGGATGGGCGTTAGCGCAGCTTATATATTTAGCGTCGTCGCAGTGATTTCTCCGGGTATTTTTCCTGATGGCTTCAGAGACGCACAGGGACATGTCGGTGTGTATTTCGAAGCTGCAGCTGTCATCGTTGTCCTTGTGCTTCTTGGCCAACTAATGGAATTGGGGGCTCGGGAACGAACCGGCTCGGCAATCAAAGCGTTATTGGGTCTTGCTGCGAAAACAGCCCGCATTATTGAAGATGATGGTTCTGAACGAGAAGTTCCTCTTGAGGATGTAACCGTCGGAATGCGTTTGAGGGTTCGCCCAGGCGACAAGATACCTGTCGATGGCGTTGTCGTTGAAGGACGGTCGTCAGTTGATGAATCCATGATTTCGGGTGAACCCGTTCCAATTGAAAAAAATCCAGATGACGATGTCACCGGAGCAACAATCAACGGAAATGGCAGCCTGATCATCCTGGCCAAACGGGTTGGCAAAGATACTGTCTTGAGCCAAATCGTTGATATGGTCTCCCATGCTCAGCGAAGCAAAGCGCCAATCCAAAAGGTTGCAGACACGGTTGCAGGCAAGTTTGTGCCTGCTGTTATCCTGGTTGCTTTGATCGCCTTCGTCGCTTGGGCCATCTGGGGGCCCGATCCGTCATTGTCATACGGGCTTGTCGCAGCGGTTGCTGTTCTGATCATTGCGTGTCCCTGCGCCCTTGGTTTGGCAACGCCGATGTCAATCATGACAGCGACCGGCCGTGGTGCACAAATTGGTGTGCTCATTAAAAATGCAGAGGCCTTGGAGCGATTTGCGAAGATCGATGTGCTCATTGTCGATAAAACCGGGACTTTGACAGAGGGTAAACCAAAACTTGCAGGTGTAATCGCCCAACCAGATTTTCAGGAGGAGGAAGTTCTTTCTGTCGCTGCGGCGCTGGAAAAGGGATCCGAACATCCATTGGCTGACGCCATTGTCAGTGCTGCTCAGGAGCGCGGATTGTCCCTTGATAAGGCAGAGGAATTTGAAGCTGTAACCGGTCAGGGCGTCACCGGAAAGGTGGGTGGCAAGTCGGTTGCCCTAGGTAATAGCAAACTCCTTCAGACTCTCAATATCGATCATTCTGCTGTTGATAAAATAGCAAATGATCGGCGAGATATGGGGGAGACGGTAATGCATGTCGTTATTGATGGAAAGATCGCTGGGCTCATTTCCGTTGCCGATCCGATAAAGCAAACAACATCGGATGCCCTGGCCGCATTGAAAAAGCAGGGCTTCAAAATTGTCATGGCTACTGGCGACAATCAACGAACAGCAAAAGCTGTTGGCAGTAAACTCTCGATTACCGATATCCGGGCCGATGTCTCACCGGAAGATAAGGCCAATTTAATCAAAGAGCTAAAAGATAAAGGTCATCAAGTCGCGATGGCGGGTGACGGTGTTAACGATGCCCCCGCACTTGCGCAGGCCGACGTCGGAATTGCGATGGGTACGGGCGCTGATGTTGCAATTGAAAGTGCTGGTTTCACCCTCGTCAAAGGTGACTTGAGCGGGATTGTTAGAGCCCGAGAACTCTCGGAAGCAACGATGCGCAATATCCGGCAAAACCTCTTCTTTGCGATGGTCTATAACGCAGCCGGTGTGCCTGTTGCTGCGGGTCTGCTCTATCCGTTCTTTGGCATTCTCATCTCACCAATGTTTGCAGCTGCAGCCATGAGCTTATCCTCGGTATCAGTCATTGCGAATGCACTGAGGTTACGTCGAGCAAGTTACTAG
- the lspA gene encoding signal peptidase II, with translation MLIIGKKLSPYALLFISGLLAASDQAVKWLVQQSMAYGEYVSVTPFFNWVHLWNTGAAFSLFANGGGWQRYFFIGIAVVVSIFLIKLILENRHKGEAIAYSLILGGAMGNLIDRVFRGYVVDSFDFYWRDWHWPAFNLADIAIVLGALLFVSSSLLGKKANTNAEPDGSD, from the coding sequence ATGCTCATTATTGGCAAAAAGCTCTCGCCGTATGCCCTATTGTTCATATCGGGCCTGCTGGCAGCGTCTGATCAGGCTGTAAAGTGGCTGGTGCAGCAATCAATGGCCTATGGCGAGTATGTTTCGGTGACCCCGTTCTTTAACTGGGTGCACCTATGGAACACCGGTGCCGCATTCAGTCTTTTTGCGAATGGTGGAGGCTGGCAGCGCTACTTTTTTATCGGAATCGCGGTAGTGGTCTCGATTTTTCTGATCAAGCTGATCCTTGAAAATCGTCATAAAGGAGAAGCCATCGCTTACAGTCTTATCCTCGGTGGCGCCATGGGCAACCTGATTGACCGGGTCTTTCGCGGCTATGTTGTGGATTCCTTTGATTTCTATTGGCGAGACTGGCATTGGCCGGCCTTCAACCTGGCTGATATTGCAATTGTCCTCGGTGCCTTACTTTTCGTTTCCAGCAGCTTGTTGGGTAAAAAAGCAAACACCAATGCCGAGCCGGATGGATCTGACTGA
- a CDS encoding Hsp20/alpha crystallin family protein yields MTGLQTLNGSRRPSSAPTYGDPFTLISRDVDRMIGSIFGHRAAPSAQVSSEEGEATQPLLSPRIDIYDGEDHFELSAELPGVEQDDVNVEVLDGVLTITGEKKFSRESKDGAHVVERSYGSFKRSFRLNDTIDADNITASFKNGVLLLTLPKVAEQKPEPRKIAVTG; encoded by the coding sequence ATGACTGGTCTTCAGACTCTTAATGGATCCCGTCGTCCGTCTTCTGCACCGACTTACGGTGATCCTTTCACTCTTATTTCCCGTGACGTTGACCGCATGATCGGTTCGATCTTTGGTCACCGTGCTGCCCCGTCGGCACAGGTATCTTCCGAAGAAGGCGAGGCGACCCAGCCGTTGCTGAGCCCGCGGATCGACATCTATGACGGCGAAGATCATTTTGAACTTTCTGCCGAACTCCCGGGCGTTGAACAGGATGACGTCAATGTCGAAGTGCTTGACGGTGTTCTGACCATCACCGGCGAGAAGAAATTCAGCCGTGAAAGCAAGGATGGCGCCCATGTTGTCGAGCGCAGCTATGGCAGCTTCAAGCGGTCCTTCCGCCTGAATGATACCATTGATGCCGACAATATTACCGCATCCTTCAAGAACGGTGTTCTGTTGCTTACTCTTCCAAAGGTAGCAGAACAGAAGCCCGAACCGCGCAAGATTGCGGTGACCGGCTAA
- a CDS encoding ISL3-like element ISPpu12 family transposase — protein sequence MTELPDNILHLPQYQVLGCKSTDDEMHFQVDVPDPIACEECGVQGEFVRFGKRDVPYRDLPIHGKRVTLWVVRRRYTCRACKTTFRPQLPEMVDGFRMTLRLHEYVEKESFNHPYTFVAAQTGLDEKTVRDIFNARAEFLGRWHRFETPRILGIDELYLNKRYRCILTNIEERTLLDLLATRRQDVVTNYLMKLKDRQKVEIVSMDMWNPYRAAVKAVLPQARIVVDKFHVVRMANDALERVRKGLRKELKPSQSRTLKGDRKILLKRAHEVSDRERLIMETWTGAFPQLLAAYEHKERFYGIWDATTRLQAEAALDEWIATIPKGQKEVWSDLVRAVGNWREETMTYFETDMPVTNAYTESINRLAKDKNREGRGYSFEVMRARMLYTTKHKKKAPTAKVSPFYKKTIGYGLPDFAEELNYGVDLSTI from the coding sequence ATGACCGAACTTCCCGACAACATCCTTCACCTGCCGCAATACCAAGTACTGGGCTGCAAATCAACCGACGACGAAATGCACTTCCAGGTGGACGTGCCCGATCCCATCGCCTGCGAGGAATGCGGCGTGCAGGGTGAGTTCGTACGGTTCGGCAAGCGTGACGTTCCCTATCGTGATCTGCCCATCCACGGCAAGCGGGTCACTCTCTGGGTGGTCCGCCGCCGATACACCTGCCGGGCCTGCAAGACAACATTCAGGCCCCAGCTACCGGAGATGGTGGACGGATTCCGTATGACACTGCGGCTGCATGAGTACGTGGAGAAGGAATCCTTCAACCACCCCTACACCTTTGTGGCGGCACAGACCGGCCTGGACGAGAAGACGGTGCGCGACATCTTCAACGCCCGCGCCGAGTTCCTGGGGCGCTGGCACCGCTTCGAGACGCCCCGCATCCTGGGCATTGACGAGCTATACCTGAACAAGCGCTACCGCTGCATTCTGACCAACATTGAGGAGCGAACCCTGCTCGACCTGCTGGCCACCCGCCGCCAGGACGTGGTGACCAACTACCTGATGAAGCTGAAAGACCGGCAGAAGGTCGAGATCGTCAGCATGGACATGTGGAACCCCTACCGGGCAGCGGTCAAGGCTGTGCTGCCCCAGGCCCGTATCGTGGTCGATAAGTTCCATGTGGTGCGCATGGCCAACGATGCCCTAGAGAGAGTGCGCAAGGGCCTCAGAAAGGAGCTGAAACCGTCCCAGAGCCGGACTCTCAAGGGAGACCGGAAAATCCTGCTGAAACGCGCTCACGAAGTCTCAGACCGGGAGCGCCTCATCATGGAGACCTGGACAGGCGCGTTCCCGCAACTGCTGGCCGCCTACGAGCACAAGGAGCGCTTCTACGGCATCTGGGACGCCACCACACGGCTCCAGGCAGAAGCCGCCCTGGACGAGTGGATAGCCACCATCCCGAAGGGCCAAAAGGAAGTCTGGAGCGATCTGGTCAGGGCAGTGGGAAACTGGCGCGAAGAGACCATGACCTACTTCGAGACGGACATGCCCGTCACCAACGCTTACACGGAGTCCATCAACCGACTGGCCAAGGACAAGAACCGTGAAGGGCGCGGTTACTCCTTCGAGGTGATGCGGGCACGAATGCTCTACACCACGAAGCACAAGAAGAAGGCACCGACTGCGAAGGTCTCTCCTTTCTACAAGAAAACCATCGGTTACGGACTGCCGGACTTCGCAGAGGAACTCAACTACGGAGTCGATCTATCAACCATCTGA
- the fliN gene encoding flagellar motor switch protein FliN — MADDDKDPFSVRMGASDIGAAYDVPVRVSTVIGKSQIQVAQLMRLTRGAVLELDRRVGEPVDIYVNNRLVARGELVVVDENLGVTITEVVKSGMVIETHH; from the coding sequence ATGGCTGACGACGATAAGGACCCGTTTAGCGTACGTATGGGGGCCTCCGACATTGGGGCGGCCTATGATGTACCTGTGCGTGTGTCAACGGTGATTGGCAAAAGCCAGATCCAGGTCGCGCAATTGATGCGCCTGACCCGCGGTGCCGTGCTTGAGCTGGACCGCCGCGTGGGGGAGCCGGTTGATATTTACGTCAATAACCGCCTTGTTGCCCGCGGCGAACTGGTTGTCGTTGATGAAAATCTGGGTGTGACCATTACCGAGGTTGTCAAAAGCGGCATGGTCATCGAAACCCACCACTAA
- a CDS encoding cation transporter: MSKSCGGACGGDATSAADTDIQASSEAPGRWVSVYAVPKMDCPSEERMIRLALNGFEEIRALSFDLSNRRLKVVHDGEVEPVTSKLKTLGLGASLQETVAANPETIKAAEFSAASAKQESGTLRWLLGINALLFVVEMTAGLIAQSTGLIGESLDNFADAAVYGLALYAVGHSVKMQVRAAHLAGVLQLILAVGVLVEVVRRFVFGSEPESLVMMAIAFVALIANTSCLLLISKHREGGAHMKASWIFSANDVVINLGVITAGALVAWTGSNYPDLIIGTIAGGIVLNGARRILALKG, from the coding sequence ATGAGCAAATCCTGTGGTGGCGCCTGTGGCGGTGATGCAACGTCCGCAGCGGATACCGATATACAGGCCTCCTCCGAGGCGCCAGGGAGATGGGTCAGTGTTTATGCCGTGCCGAAGATGGACTGTCCATCAGAAGAACGAATGATTCGCCTAGCCCTGAACGGCTTTGAGGAGATTCGGGCGCTGTCCTTCGACTTGTCGAACCGCCGGCTGAAGGTCGTGCATGACGGCGAGGTCGAGCCCGTCACCTCGAAACTGAAGACCTTGGGGCTAGGCGCCTCGCTTCAGGAAACCGTCGCTGCAAATCCGGAGACCATCAAGGCCGCCGAGTTTTCGGCAGCTTCTGCTAAGCAAGAATCCGGGACCCTGCGCTGGTTGCTCGGCATCAATGCACTTCTGTTCGTGGTGGAAATGACTGCCGGTCTGATCGCCCAGTCCACCGGCCTGATTGGAGAATCCCTGGACAATTTTGCCGATGCGGCGGTGTACGGGCTTGCCCTTTATGCGGTTGGACATAGCGTGAAAATGCAGGTACGTGCCGCGCATCTTGCTGGTGTACTGCAACTGATCTTGGCTGTGGGCGTGCTCGTAGAGGTGGTGAGACGCTTTGTATTCGGTAGTGAGCCTGAATCGCTGGTGATGATGGCTATCGCATTCGTCGCATTGATTGCCAATACCAGTTGTCTGCTGCTCATATCCAAACATCGGGAAGGCGGGGCGCACATGAAGGCAAGCTGGATATTCTCGGCCAACGACGTGGTGATCAACCTGGGGGTCATCACCGCCGGCGCCCTGGTCGCGTGGACCGGTTCCAATTATCCGGATCTGATTATCGGCACCATCGCGGGGGGCATTGTACTTAACGGTGCCAGACGCATTTTGGCGTTGAAGGGTTAA
- a CDS encoding PLP-dependent cysteine synthase family protein has product MPYDRQWVADAISTIEADFNRSADTHLIRLDLPKLGDIGLYLKDESTHPSGSLKHRLARSLFLYGLCNGWINKDTPIIEASSGSTAVSEAYFARLLGLRFIAVMPKSTSQQKIDQIAFYGGESHLVDHSGQIYEESQRLARELGGHYMDQFTYAERATDWRGNNNIAESIFDQLKREPHPIPRWIIVGAGTGGTSSTIGRYIRYGRSLGQGCELCVADPENSVFYDGYETGDCSVTNSKGSRVEGIGRPRVEPSFNPTVVDRMYRIPDAASFAALYYLKKHLGRRCGGSTGTNLIATLSLISEMKKAGQTGSVVTLLCDGGDRYCDTYYNPDWLKAQNIDLTPWTDALDRFDETGLFDMPLDHCSGYAGR; this is encoded by the coding sequence ATGCCTTATGACCGCCAATGGGTGGCAGATGCCATCAGCACGATTGAAGCCGATTTCAACCGGTCTGCCGATACCCATCTGATCCGCCTTGATCTGCCAAAGCTTGGTGACATTGGGCTTTACCTTAAGGATGAGTCGACCCATCCATCCGGCAGCCTCAAACATCGTCTGGCCCGGTCGCTGTTTCTCTATGGTCTGTGCAATGGCTGGATCAACAAGGACACCCCGATCATCGAGGCATCAAGTGGCTCCACCGCCGTATCAGAGGCCTATTTTGCCCGCCTTCTTGGCCTGCGCTTTATTGCGGTGATGCCGAAATCCACATCGCAGCAGAAAATCGATCAGATCGCCTTTTATGGCGGCGAAAGCCATCTGGTCGATCACAGTGGTCAGATTTATGAGGAATCGCAACGTCTGGCACGCGAACTGGGTGGCCATTACATGGACCAATTCACCTATGCCGAACGCGCGACCGACTGGCGCGGCAACAACAACATCGCCGAAAGCATCTTTGATCAGCTCAAACGCGAACCCCACCCCATTCCACGCTGGATCATTGTTGGCGCGGGAACGGGCGGCACATCATCGACCATCGGGCGTTATATCCGTTATGGCCGAAGCCTTGGTCAGGGTTGCGAGCTTTGTGTGGCCGACCCGGAAAACTCGGTTTTCTATGACGGGTATGAAACCGGCGACTGTTCTGTCACTAACAGCAAGGGATCGCGCGTCGAAGGCATCGGTCGCCCGCGGGTTGAACCCAGCTTCAACCCGACCGTGGTCGATCGCATGTATCGCATCCCCGATGCGGCAAGCTTTGCGGCCCTTTATTACCTGAAAAAGCATCTTGGTCGGCGCTGCGGCGGATCGACGGGCACCAACCTGATCGCGACCCTGTCGCTGATCTCGGAAATGAAGAAGGCCGGCCAAACCGGGTCGGTCGTGACCTTGCTGTGTGACGGTGGGGATCGTTATTGCGACACCTATTACAATCCCGACTGGCTCAAGGCACAGAATATCGACCTGACCCCGTGGACAGATGCACTCGACCGCTTTGATGAAACAGGCCTCTTTGACATGCCGCTTGATCATTGCAGCGGCTATGCCGGGCGTTAA